From a single Candoia aspera isolate rCanAsp1 chromosome 2, rCanAsp1.hap2, whole genome shotgun sequence genomic region:
- the ASB14 gene encoding ankyrin repeat and SOCS box protein 14, with amino-acid sequence MRNGSAFQEVDSQGWLPLHEAAVQPNKNILEITLKASPPIVWQQTNLKGETPLFLAVDKCLVKNVQFLLANGFNPDIKNEEGDSALIIAVKHESHEIASLLIQFGANVNLQCISKRTALHEAARLGLKDIVELLIWSKADPDPRSSYGLTPLALAAQNGHTEILEILLRKGANVLSQASDSASILFEAAGGGNPDSISLLLEYGADANVPKQSGHLPIHRAAYRGHFLALQILIPVTDLSAIKESGISPLHSAAAGGHSQCLEFLLISGFDTNFMLHRRIQKGYDDERKSALYFAVSNGDIDSAHLLLDAGALPNQDPVNCLQVALRMGNYELISLLLRYGANVNYFSRVNTTHFPSALQYTLKDEVLLRMLLNYGYNVSRCFDCPHGDSTHSQYLFEGWTSTVIKDTMFCEVITLSWLRHLSGKVVRVMLDYVDHIRICSKLQDTLREQKLWPEINAILTNTRPLQHLCRLRIRKCLGRLRLRCPVFLTFLPLPNRLKEYILYKEYDLYGQGNLTGIY; translated from the exons ATGAGGAATGGATCTGCTTTTCAGGAAGTAGACTCCCAGGGCTGGCTTCCTCTTCATGAAGCAGCAGTACAACCAAACAAGAATATTCTAGAAATAACTTTGAAAG cttcTCCTCCCATTGTGTGGCAACAGACCAACCTGAAAGGCGAAACTCCTCTGTTTCTAGCTGTGGACAAATGTCTTGTGAAAAATGTCCAATTTCTGCTAGCCAATGGGTTTAACCCAGATATTAAGAATGAAGAAGGAGATTCTGCTTTAATTATTG cGGTTAAACATGAATCACATGAAATTGCTTCCTTATTGATACAATTTGGTGCCAATGTCAATCTACAGTGTATCAGCAAAAGGACAGCTTTACATGAGGCAGCCAGATTAGGCTTGAAAGACATAGTGGAACTACTGATTTGGTCAAAAGCAGATCCAGATCCACGGAGTTCATATGGGCTCACCCCTCTAGCACTGGCAGCACAGAATGGGCATACAGAAATTCTGGAAATCCTACTACGTAAAG GTGCCAACGTCCTTTCCCAAGCATCTGATTCTGCATCTATATTATTTGAAGCTGCTGGAGGAGGAAACCCAGATTCCATCTCTCTCCTACTAGAATATGGAGCTGATGCCAATGTGCCAAAGCAGTCTGGTCATCTTCCTATCCATAGAGCTGCTTACAGAGGTCATTTCTT GGCTTTACAGATTTTGATTCCAGTCACAGATCTCAGTGCCATAAAGGAGAGTGGAATCAGCCCACTTcactcagcagcagcaggaggacaTTCTCAGTGTCTTGAATTTCTACTCATATCTGGTTTTGATACCAATTTTATGTTGCATCGAAGAATTCAGAAAGGCTACGACGATGAGAGGAAGTCAGCACTATATTTTGCTGTCTCTAATGGGGATATTGATTCAGCTCATTTGCTCCTGGATGCTGGAGCCCTACCAAATCAAGACCCTGTTAACTGCCTCCAGGTGGCCTTGAGAATGGGTAACTATGAACTCATCAGTCTCCTCCTTCGCTATGGAGCCAATGTGAATTACTTTTCTAGAGTCAATACGACACATTTTCCATCAGCTCTACAGTACACACTTAAAGATGAAGTCCTGTTAAGGATGTTGCTGAATTACGGATACAATGTTTCCCGCTGCTTTGATTGTCCTCATGGAGACAGCACCCATTCCCAGTACTTATTTGAGGGGTGGACCTCAACTGTTATCAAAGACACAATG TTCTGTGAAGTGATTACACTatcatggttaaggcacctgtCTGGGAAGGTAGTGCGAGTGATGCTAGATTATGTAGATCATATTAGAATATGCTCTAAACTTCAAGATACTCTTCGAGAACAAAAACTGTGGCCAGAAATCAATGCAATTTTGA caaaCACTCGCCCTTTGCAACATCTTTGCCGTCTGAGAATCCGAAAATGCTTAGGACGTTTACGTCTGCGCTGTCCTGTCTTCTTGACATTTCTGCCATTGCCAAACCGTTTGAAAGAGTACATACTCTATAAGGAGTATGATCTCTATGGACAAGGAAACCTAACAGGAATCTACTAA